From Pelosinus fermentans DSM 17108, the proteins below share one genomic window:
- a CDS encoding methyl-accepting chemotaxis protein — MHLHSSKVKQVVNTNLQWFQDLPTKVKIIGLVSVMVLLLMVVGCVAYYGMNDLYQEQLLPVVWLNEVRSDLRAVEALNMEIIHPNTSKARAFNLQLEMTQRINDADLLLEKYEKKNMSEYEAEKYNRAKEELQIYKTNWETIVKLLSEQQLNEAYITSIRNASPHISAVNILLSDLVYYNEEEAKEVSEFANHIMLIITVFSVLVASVLGSFTAKLIVNPLKAMILEVQKISAGNLAVKEFNAISKDEIGQISKAFNDMAKNLRELVRQVTQSIETVSASSEELTASAEQSAQVANQVAGSITEVAQGAEKQQSLVNSTTEIVGQMSNKINQVTESAMTVSDSAKRTEKVANDGGQAVEQVINQMSVIEQKTNATANVIGELEEKSKQIGQIVGAISNIAGQTNLLALNAAIEAARAGEIGRGFAVVADEVRELAEQSNGAAKQIANLIGEVQQKTNNAVAFMKESKKEVDIGTDVVDVAGRSFREILKMIREISEQIHQISATINEVHHGSQQVVSAVKEIDKESRNSAGQAQTVSAATEEQSAAIEEIASSSQALSKMAEELQAAIRKFSI, encoded by the coding sequence ATGCATTTACATAGTTCCAAAGTAAAACAAGTAGTCAACACCAATTTACAATGGTTCCAAGATCTGCCAACAAAGGTTAAAATTATCGGGCTTGTGTCAGTAATGGTATTATTACTGATGGTGGTTGGTTGTGTAGCTTATTACGGTATGAATGACCTATATCAAGAACAATTGCTTCCAGTAGTCTGGCTAAACGAAGTGCGAAGTGATTTGCGAGCGGTGGAAGCACTAAATATGGAGATTATCCATCCTAATACAAGTAAAGCTCGTGCTTTTAATTTACAGTTAGAAATGACGCAGAGAATAAATGATGCCGATCTCTTATTAGAAAAATACGAAAAAAAGAATATGAGTGAATATGAGGCTGAGAAATATAATAGGGCCAAAGAGGAACTGCAAATTTATAAAACCAACTGGGAGACAATAGTAAAATTGCTATCTGAACAGCAACTGAATGAAGCTTACATTACTTCTATCAGAAATGCTTCGCCACATATTAGTGCGGTAAATATTTTACTATCTGATTTAGTTTACTATAATGAAGAAGAAGCTAAAGAGGTCAGTGAATTTGCCAATCATATCATGCTAATTATTACAGTATTTTCGGTTTTGGTTGCTTCTGTATTGGGGAGTTTTACTGCCAAGTTAATTGTTAATCCACTTAAAGCTATGATTCTGGAGGTACAAAAAATCTCTGCCGGTAATTTAGCAGTTAAGGAATTCAATGCAATTTCAAAAGATGAGATCGGTCAAATAAGTAAGGCTTTTAATGATATGGCTAAAAATTTACGCGAATTAGTAAGGCAAGTCACTCAATCGATAGAGACGGTATCTGCTTCTTCTGAAGAACTTACCGCAAGTGCAGAACAATCCGCTCAGGTTGCCAACCAAGTTGCCGGTTCGATTACGGAAGTAGCACAAGGAGCGGAAAAACAGCAGAGTCTGGTGAATTCTACAACGGAAATTGTCGGACAAATGTCTAATAAGATTAATCAAGTTACTGAAAGTGCTATGACAGTATCCGATTCAGCAAAAAGAACAGAAAAGGTGGCAAATGACGGTGGACAAGCAGTAGAGCAAGTGATAAATCAAATGAGCGTTATTGAGCAAAAAACTAATGCCACCGCTAATGTAATCGGCGAATTAGAGGAAAAATCAAAACAAATTGGTCAGATTGTTGGGGCTATATCGAATATTGCTGGGCAAACAAACCTTTTGGCATTAAATGCGGCAATTGAGGCGGCAAGAGCAGGAGAAATCGGAAGGGGGTTTGCAGTTGTTGCAGATGAAGTTCGTGAACTGGCTGAACAATCAAATGGAGCAGCAAAACAAATTGCTAACTTAATTGGTGAAGTTCAACAGAAAACCAATAATGCGGTTGCTTTTATGAAAGAGAGCAAAAAAGAAGTTGATATAGGTACAGATGTCGTAGATGTGGCTGGAAGAAGTTTTCGCGAAATACTCAAAATGATTCGAGAAATATCCGAACAAATTCATCAAATATCTGCTACCATAAATGAGGTACATCATGGCAGTCAACAGGTTGTAAGTGCTGTGAAGGAAATTGACAAGGAAAGTCGGAATAGTGCTGGGCAGGCACAGACTGTATCAGCGGCGACAGAAGAGCAATCGGCAGCTATAGAAGAAATCGCCTCATCTAGCCAAGCGTTATCCAAAATGGCAGAGGAACTTCAAGCGGCAATTAGAAAGTTTTCCATTTGA
- a CDS encoding sugar ABC transporter ATP-binding protein: MQEYLLQMKNITKEFPGVKALSNVSLNVKKGEIHALVGENGAGKSTLIKILCGVYPYGSYGGQIILHGEEKQFHSIKTVEDAGIACIHQELNLVPELSISENIFLNSKPSKYGIVNFDEMFKRTAKLLKEIGLESDSGVCVNPNDKIKNLGIGHKQLVEIAKALSTNAQLLILDEPTAALSEAEAEILLNILDGLRKKGVTCIYISHKLDEVMRICDTITVLRDGQTIETREKINMSKDTMITLMVGRELKNMFPRVPHTRGDVSFEIRHYSVHHPDIPGRMLLKGVNIKAYRGEILGIIGLVGAGRTELFTAIYGAFNAPAVGEVYIDGKKVDIKSPIDALKSGLFLLSEDRKKLGLNLIMSIKENVILSSFDKVSSLGVINNDQAVSEANKYIQDLKIKTPSVEALVNTLSGGNQQKVVISKGLMMGPKVMILDEPTRGIDVGAKYEIYKIMNQLVDEGVTIIMISSEMEEILGMSDRIITMSNGMVTGEFDVCEATQERLMHASAGRAG; encoded by the coding sequence GTGCAAGAATATTTATTACAGATGAAAAATATAACTAAAGAGTTTCCAGGGGTTAAAGCGTTAAGTAATGTGAGCCTTAATGTCAAAAAAGGAGAAATACATGCTCTGGTTGGTGAAAATGGCGCAGGAAAATCTACACTAATAAAGATTTTATGCGGCGTATACCCTTATGGTTCATATGGAGGCCAGATTATTTTACATGGAGAGGAGAAGCAGTTTCATTCCATTAAAACTGTTGAGGATGCTGGTATTGCTTGCATTCATCAGGAGTTAAACCTAGTGCCCGAACTTAGTATTTCCGAAAATATTTTTTTAAATAGTAAACCGAGTAAATATGGCATTGTCAATTTTGACGAGATGTTCAAAAGGACAGCAAAATTACTTAAAGAAATAGGCTTAGAATCTGATTCAGGAGTTTGTGTAAATCCCAATGATAAGATCAAAAATCTTGGGATTGGTCATAAACAACTTGTTGAAATTGCGAAAGCTCTATCTACGAATGCACAACTGTTGATTTTAGATGAGCCTACTGCTGCGTTGTCAGAAGCTGAGGCTGAAATTCTTTTAAATATTCTTGATGGTCTAAGAAAAAAAGGTGTTACATGTATTTATATATCTCATAAGCTTGATGAAGTAATGAGAATTTGTGATACAATTACGGTCCTAAGAGATGGTCAGACGATAGAAACCCGTGAAAAAATAAACATGAGCAAGGATACCATGATAACGTTAATGGTGGGTCGTGAACTTAAAAATATGTTTCCAAGAGTGCCACATACTAGAGGCGACGTTTCTTTTGAAATTAGACATTACAGCGTACATCATCCGGATATTCCTGGAAGGATGTTACTAAAGGGTGTAAATATTAAAGCTTATCGGGGTGAAATACTAGGCATTATCGGTCTGGTTGGAGCTGGAAGGACGGAATTGTTTACAGCGATTTATGGCGCTTTTAATGCACCGGCCGTAGGTGAAGTTTACATTGACGGTAAGAAAGTTGATATTAAAAGCCCCATAGATGCTTTAAAAAGCGGACTGTTTCTATTAAGTGAAGACAGGAAAAAGCTAGGGCTCAATCTTATTATGAGTATTAAAGAAAATGTTATTTTGTCTTCCTTTGATAAAGTATCCAGCCTTGGGGTGATAAACAACGATCAAGCAGTCTCTGAGGCAAATAAATATATTCAAGATCTTAAAATCAAAACTCCCAGTGTTGAGGCTTTAGTCAATACGTTGAGCGGTGGTAATCAGCAAAAAGTTGTTATTTCTAAGGGCTTGATGATGGGACCTAAAGTTATGATACTGGATGAACCCACACGTGGTATTGATGTTGGCGCAAAATATGAGATCTACAAGATTATGAATCAGCTGGTAGATGAAGGTGTGACAATCATTATGATTTCTTCGGAGATGGAAGAAATATTAGGTATGAGCGATCGGATAATAACGATGAGTAATGGCATGGTGACTGGAGAATTTGATGTTTGTGAAGCTACTCAGGAAAGACTGATGCATGCGTCGGCAGGAAGGGCGGGTTAA
- a CDS encoding lactate utilization protein, which translates to MAVKSWHNEAIGKKAVDALLKNEFDAVYFATIKEAAAFIMEHVKPGTTVGFGGSMTIDSMAIQEQIKAAGGKVIDHGAAGLTMEEKIATAREELVSDLFLCSSNAITLDGLLVNIDGMGNRVSAMTFGPKKVVIVVSTDKICRDEKAAFERLESIAAPMNNKRLDMPNPCTRTGSCMNCQAKTRICRVYSVMRKKPMVTDITVVVVGESAGY; encoded by the coding sequence TTGGCAGTAAAAAGTTGGCATAACGAAGCAATCGGGAAAAAAGCGGTGGATGCTTTACTGAAAAATGAGTTCGACGCCGTATATTTTGCAACGATAAAAGAGGCAGCAGCTTTTATTATGGAACATGTAAAACCAGGGACTACGGTGGGGTTTGGCGGATCAATGACAATCGACAGCATGGCAATTCAAGAGCAGATAAAGGCTGCTGGCGGAAAGGTGATCGATCATGGTGCAGCAGGCCTGACTATGGAAGAGAAGATCGCTACTGCACGGGAAGAATTGGTAAGTGACTTATTCTTATGCAGCAGCAATGCAATTACCTTAGATGGTTTGCTGGTCAATATAGACGGAATGGGAAATCGGGTAAGTGCCATGACTTTTGGTCCTAAAAAAGTAGTGATAGTCGTTAGCACAGATAAAATATGCAGAGATGAAAAAGCTGCTTTTGAAAGATTAGAAAGTATTGCTGCACCCATGAATAATAAAAGGCTTGACATGCCAAATCCCTGTACGAGAACAGGTTCCTGTATGAATTGTCAAGCTAAAACTAGAATTTGCAGAGTATACTCGGTAATGAGAAAAAAACCGATGGTGACAGATATAACGGTAGTCGTTGTAGGAGAAAGTGCTGGATATTGA
- a CDS encoding DHA2 family efflux MFS transporter permease subunit, translated as MDSKSKGMEMTTESHVPERNIMIAVVSIAIVTFIGILSETALNIAYALLMNEFGVSAVVIQWLTTGYLLTLSILLPLSPLFVKHFRTKGLFQAAVTIFTFGTLLCAFTLNFEMLFLGRIVQAIGTSISFPLMMNIILEKIPIAKRGKCMGIVGLVTSFAPALGPTFGGFIIEWINWHWIFISMLPILVVSFMMGSSYIPDIHSKDKITVDYLSVLLSTIAFVGIVYGVSISADVGWSSPAVFGYIMMGGLSLAAFAYRQLRLTKPLIQVRVFSNSMFTIGACIVMISMMSVLAAGFVLPLYIQKSLGYSSIAAALAMLPGAAVNGIMSPLTGKFYDTHGPRLLLSTGFLLLSITLLLFSFVSITFVELTIIYTVFMFGASMLAMPAQTNSLNQLSQEYYADGAAIMGTLQQVAGAVGTALASSILTMNSVKYSQGFSNMTTDGIAQSIAFGTQQNFMVFLILSVIGLILALFVRKNTICT; from the coding sequence ATGGATTCTAAGAGTAAAGGTATGGAAATGACAACAGAATCTCACGTGCCTGAGCGTAATATAATGATCGCTGTTGTATCCATTGCGATTGTTACCTTTATCGGCATTCTCTCAGAAACAGCATTAAATATTGCCTATGCTTTATTAATGAATGAATTTGGCGTATCAGCAGTTGTCATTCAATGGCTGACTACAGGGTATCTGTTGACGTTATCCATCCTGCTGCCGCTTTCACCACTATTTGTGAAGCATTTTCGGACAAAAGGATTATTTCAGGCAGCAGTCACCATTTTTACCTTTGGAACACTTCTTTGCGCCTTTACACTGAATTTTGAAATGCTGTTCCTCGGAAGAATTGTTCAGGCAATAGGAACCAGTATTTCCTTTCCATTAATGATGAACATCATTTTAGAAAAAATTCCGATTGCTAAGCGAGGCAAATGTATGGGAATCGTTGGACTTGTCACTAGTTTTGCACCTGCATTGGGTCCTACTTTTGGCGGGTTTATTATTGAATGGATAAACTGGCACTGGATTTTTATCAGTATGCTGCCAATACTTGTGGTCTCCTTCATGATGGGCAGCAGCTATATTCCTGACATTCATTCGAAAGACAAAATAACGGTTGATTATCTCTCTGTTCTTTTGTCCACTATTGCTTTTGTGGGGATTGTCTATGGAGTGAGTATATCCGCTGACGTAGGCTGGAGCAGTCCTGCCGTATTTGGCTATATTATGATGGGAGGGCTTAGTCTGGCTGCATTCGCGTATAGGCAGCTACGATTGACTAAGCCGTTGATTCAGGTGCGTGTATTTTCCAATTCCATGTTTACCATAGGTGCATGTATTGTCATGATCAGCATGATGAGTGTCTTGGCGGCAGGCTTTGTGCTGCCATTGTATATACAAAAATCATTAGGATATTCCAGCATTGCAGCAGCTTTGGCAATGCTGCCCGGTGCGGCCGTAAATGGGATCATGTCTCCGCTTACCGGCAAGTTTTACGATACACATGGTCCCAGACTTTTACTTTCCACAGGCTTCTTGCTGCTAAGTATTACCCTGCTTCTTTTTTCATTTGTGTCGATTACATTCGTCGAATTAACCATTATCTATACTGTTTTCATGTTTGGTGCTTCTATGCTGGCAATGCCGGCGCAAACCAATAGTCTCAATCAGCTTTCCCAGGAATACTATGCAGATGGAGCTGCCATTATGGGCACATTGCAGCAAGTGGCCGGCGCTGTGGGAACCGCACTTGCCTCAAGTATTTTAACGATGAACAGTGTAAAATATTCCCAAGGATTTTCCAATATGACGACAGATGGTATCGCTCAGTCGATTGCCTTTGGAACCCAGCAGAATTTCATGGTTTTTCTGATTTTGTCTGTTATCGGTTTGATATTGGCATTGTTTGTGCGAAAAAATACGATTTGTACCTAA
- a CDS encoding sugar ABC transporter substrate-binding protein, with product MKKIVKICTFILMISIIVSMFIGCKSNKTINGHFDDNKVKIGVSLPKDVERWNKDKEAIEAEAKKLGIELLVQVAGDDSVKQALQCDELIKQNVKVIILAPCDAKASAAIVSKAHAAGIRVIAYDGLIIDSDVDLYLSFDNEKVGELQAQYLVDKAPSGNYVILSGDPNDNNAKLYKAGAMKIIKPLVDKGRIQIVYDQACKDYSHEEAAKHIVVALAAQNNNIQAVLAPNDETAGGVIGILAAHGMAGKVPISGQDAETAAVKRIIAGTQNMTVFKDTRELGKTAFSAAIKLAKGQVPTTNGKVNNNKMDVPSILLPPDFVDKSNIMQMLVYSGYLNKEDIVTN from the coding sequence ATGAAGAAGATAGTAAAAATTTGTACCTTTATTTTAATGATTAGTATAATAGTATCTATGTTTATCGGCTGTAAAAGCAATAAGACAATAAACGGCCATTTCGATGATAATAAAGTAAAAATTGGAGTATCTTTACCAAAAGATGTGGAAAGATGGAACAAAGATAAAGAGGCTATTGAGGCCGAAGCAAAAAAACTTGGTATTGAGTTGCTTGTGCAGGTCGCCGGTGATGACAGTGTAAAACAAGCATTGCAATGTGATGAGTTAATTAAACAAAATGTCAAGGTTATTATTTTGGCGCCATGTGACGCTAAAGCAAGTGCCGCAATTGTGTCAAAAGCACATGCCGCCGGCATAAGGGTAATCGCGTATGACGGGCTAATCATAGACAGCGATGTGGATTTATATTTATCCTTTGACAATGAAAAAGTTGGTGAGCTACAAGCACAATACTTAGTGGATAAGGCGCCTAGCGGTAATTATGTAATACTCTCCGGTGATCCTAACGACAATAATGCCAAATTGTATAAAGCAGGTGCAATGAAAATTATTAAGCCACTAGTTGACAAAGGGAGAATTCAAATCGTATACGATCAGGCATGTAAAGACTATTCACATGAAGAGGCTGCAAAACATATAGTAGTTGCATTAGCTGCCCAAAATAACAATATCCAGGCAGTACTTGCTCCAAACGATGAAACTGCAGGTGGAGTTATAGGGATTTTGGCGGCTCATGGCATGGCAGGCAAGGTGCCGATAAGCGGACAAGATGCTGAAACTGCGGCCGTAAAACGGATTATTGCCGGAACGCAAAATATGACCGTTTTTAAGGATACTAGAGAACTGGGTAAAACTGCATTTTCTGCTGCTATTAAACTCGCTAAAGGACAAGTTCCAACTACTAATGGCAAAGTCAATAATAACAAAATGGATGTTCCATCCATTCTCTTGCCACCGGATTTTGTAGATAAATCGAATATTATGCAGATGTTAGTTTACAGTGGATATCTAAACAAAGAGGATATTGTTACTAATTAA
- a CDS encoding NADPH-dependent FMN reductase, with translation MTKKIGVIIGSLRKDSFSRKIAKALTRMLPSSFEMEEVEIDELSMYNQDFDDEGTPPASWTAFRDSMKKYDAVLFVTPEYNRSVPAVIKNAIDIGSRPYSENVWNGKPGAVVSVSPGGLGGFGANHHLRQALVVLNVPVMPMPESYIANVATLLDEKGTLRDERTQEFLQKFIDAFTVWIVTHTSKKS, from the coding sequence GTGACGAAGAAAATAGGGGTCATTATAGGGAGTCTTCGCAAGGACTCATTTAGCAGGAAGATAGCCAAGGCATTGACAAGGATGCTGCCTTCATCTTTTGAGATGGAGGAGGTCGAGATCGACGAACTTTCCATGTATAATCAAGATTTTGATGATGAAGGCACTCCTCCTGCATCTTGGACAGCTTTTCGTGACAGCATGAAAAAATACGATGCGGTTCTTTTTGTAACGCCCGAGTATAATCGGTCAGTTCCTGCAGTAATAAAGAATGCCATTGATATAGGATCGCGGCCCTATAGTGAAAATGTATGGAATGGTAAACCCGGTGCAGTGGTCAGTGTATCCCCAGGCGGATTAGGCGGCTTTGGCGCAAATCATCACTTGAGACAAGCGCTTGTCGTTCTGAATGTTCCCGTTATGCCGATGCCCGAGTCCTATATTGCAAATGTCGCAACACTCCTTGATGAAAAGGGCACTTTAAGAGATGAGAGAACTCAGGAATTCTTGCAAAAGTTTATAGATGCTTTTACAGTTTGGATTGTGACTCATACATCGAAGAAGTCTTGA
- a CDS encoding sugar ABC transporter substrate-binding protein, whose amino-acid sequence MKIMKKISALLLVLVMVFVAAGCSKDTGSSTNSSGSKVAKDIKDIKIGVSVGTLKQERWQREIDMFKTYAKDKGFQVLVQSAEDDAQKQVSQCENLINQGIDVLVIQSINADAAAPIVNAAHEAKIPVVSYDRFIMNADLDYYITFDSVKVGEVEAKFVVEKAPKGNYIWLKGGPEDNNAHLVAQGQRNVLQPYIDKGDIKIILEQWCKGWDPNEALKHVENGLTAAQNNVQGIIASNDGTAGGAIQAMAAQGLAGKVPIAGQDADLAACQRIVEGIQTGTVYKPIAKLNQVAMDVAVALATGKDAKTAVDSKLGQWTKLNNKTKDVDSFSVDVIAIDKNNIDEILIKQDKFQKVEEVYKNVPKDKWPSI is encoded by the coding sequence TTGAAAATCATGAAAAAGATCTCGGCATTATTACTAGTTTTGGTAATGGTTTTTGTTGCTGCTGGATGTAGCAAAGACACCGGTTCTTCCACAAACTCTTCAGGAAGTAAAGTAGCCAAAGACATCAAGGATATTAAAATAGGTGTTTCAGTTGGTACACTTAAGCAGGAGCGTTGGCAGCGTGAAATTGATATGTTTAAGACTTATGCAAAAGATAAGGGATTCCAGGTGCTTGTCCAGTCGGCAGAGGACGATGCCCAAAAACAGGTTTCCCAGTGCGAAAACCTTATAAATCAGGGTATTGATGTTCTTGTCATCCAGTCCATTAATGCAGATGCTGCTGCTCCCATTGTTAACGCAGCTCATGAAGCTAAAATTCCGGTTGTTTCTTATGACAGGTTTATCATGAACGCTGATCTTGATTATTATATTACCTTTGATTCTGTAAAAGTTGGTGAAGTTGAAGCTAAATTCGTTGTGGAAAAGGCTCCAAAAGGCAACTATATTTGGTTGAAGGGCGGTCCTGAAGATAATAATGCTCACTTAGTTGCACAGGGCCAGAGGAATGTACTTCAACCTTATATAGATAAGGGGGATATAAAGATAATTCTTGAACAGTGGTGTAAAGGATGGGATCCTAATGAGGCTCTCAAACATGTAGAAAACGGTCTTACTGCAGCACAAAATAATGTTCAGGGTATTATAGCATCGAATGATGGTACTGCTGGCGGAGCTATTCAGGCTATGGCTGCGCAAGGACTTGCAGGAAAGGTACCAATCGCTGGTCAGGATGCTGACCTTGCTGCCTGTCAGAGAATTGTTGAAGGTATTCAGACAGGAACTGTTTATAAGCCTATTGCCAAACTGAATCAAGTGGCTATGGATGTTGCTGTTGCTCTTGCTACCGGCAAAGATGCTAAGACTGCAGTTGATTCGAAGCTGGGTCAGTGGACAAAACTGAATAATAAAACTAAGGATGTTGATAGTTTTTCTGTTGATGTTATCGCCATTGATAAAAATAATATAGATGAGATTCTTATCAAACAAGATAAATTCCAAAAAGTAGAAGAAGTCTACAAAAATGTTCCTAAAGATAAATGGCCTAGCATATAA
- a CDS encoding MarR family transcriptional regulator, whose protein sequence is MAKDDMVIPILEALWLAKKALECMPELPKDMKPSHIRVLDVIYKKYNQNGSVRVTDVSMAMQITKPSITKLINELVDIGTVKKTMADDDKRIVLVEPTSFGKECVQKYVLDYHAKLADYFSEFDQGKYLSMIETVEFIYQSMKEVSEKKSDGF, encoded by the coding sequence ATGGCTAAGGATGATATGGTCATTCCAATATTAGAGGCGTTGTGGCTTGCGAAAAAAGCACTAGAGTGTATGCCGGAACTACCTAAGGATATGAAACCTAGTCATATTCGTGTACTGGATGTGATTTATAAAAAGTACAATCAAAACGGGAGCGTTCGGGTCACTGATGTAAGTATGGCTATGCAGATTACCAAGCCTAGCATTACAAAGCTGATAAACGAACTAGTTGATATAGGAACGGTAAAAAAAACAATGGCTGATGATGATAAAAGAATTGTACTGGTGGAACCTACCTCCTTTGGCAAAGAATGTGTACAAAAGTATGTTTTAGATTATCATGCAAAGCTGGCGGATTATTTTTCTGAATTTGATCAGGGAAAATACCTCTCCATGATAGAGACGGTAGAATTTATTTATCAATCGATGAAAGAGGTATCGGAGAAAAAAAGTGATGGATTCTAA
- a CDS encoding helix-turn-helix domain-containing protein — protein sequence MKTDYTSYLSKGSLPRLFSASKIDASYSVYPRILHKHEDMLEILLVRSGSGVYIVDEKRYSIQKGDIIICNCNVLHDEDPTQSKNLNTYCCTLTNVEITGFDKNCLIHKTACPVVHSNELFETLENLMGMIYFLLASDIEQMEETCSHLAVSLVALLMQIIHKTEIEDPAKKKSTYELLGIRIKQYIDTHYDEPLTLQSISDAMHINSYYLAHVFKDTIGYSPMRYIMRRRIGESQTLLITTRYSVTQIANIVGYDNPNHFNILFTKYVGMPPSKYRNSYTKEKK from the coding sequence ATGAAAACAGATTACACTTCCTATTTGTCAAAAGGGAGCTTGCCTCGTTTATTTTCGGCCAGCAAGATAGATGCTAGTTACAGTGTGTATCCACGTATCTTGCATAAACATGAAGACATGCTGGAAATTCTGTTAGTACGCAGTGGCAGTGGCGTATACATTGTGGATGAAAAGCGTTACTCCATTCAAAAAGGCGATATCATCATTTGTAATTGCAATGTTCTGCATGATGAGGACCCTACACAGAGTAAAAATTTGAATACTTATTGCTGTACATTGACGAATGTAGAGATCACGGGATTTGATAAAAACTGTCTGATTCATAAAACAGCTTGCCCGGTTGTTCACAGTAATGAATTGTTTGAAACGTTGGAAAATTTGATGGGTATGATTTATTTCTTGCTGGCATCGGACATAGAGCAAATGGAAGAAACTTGCTCTCACCTTGCTGTTTCTTTAGTAGCACTGTTAATGCAAATCATCCACAAAACTGAAATCGAAGACCCGGCTAAGAAAAAAAGCACCTATGAATTACTTGGCATTCGTATCAAGCAATATATTGACACTCATTACGATGAACCGCTTACGCTGCAATCCATCAGTGATGCAATGCATATCAATTCATATTATCTGGCTCATGTATTTAAAGATACAATCGGCTATTCTCCCATGAGGTACATTATGCGCCGCCGCATTGGTGAATCACAGACTCTGCTGATTACTACACGATACTCCGTTACACAAATTGCCAATATCGTTGGTTATGATAATCCAAATCATTTTAATATTCTCTTTACGAAATACGTGGGTATGCCTCCCAGCAAATATCGTAATTCATATACCAAAGAAAAAAAATAA
- a CDS encoding sugar ABC transporter permease: MLKKASSGQKLFSAEKFDIRTYTMIAALILMWIGFTYLTSKGFTDMDGSFITSRNISNLVRQMAIVGIMGTGMVLVIVTGGIDLSVGSVMGFVGCIGAALQVWHGMSTTEVIFICLSLGALIGLLEGSLIAYTGVPAFIITLGGMLVFRGGVLGITHGTTVAPLQKSMVYFGQSYLSEVISPVIAVVAIVFLVGSEIVRRKTKEKYNNLNEPLNKMIVRCIVYSALVVATVAILNSYRGIPIPVLIMLVLVIIVTFIAEKTTFGRRVYAIGGNIDAAKYSGINVERNIAFVYALNGLLAAVAGLILAARLNAGTPEAGLNLELDAIAAAVIGGTSMTGGVGKVVGAILGALIMATIDNGMSMMNLDAYWQYIVKGLILGAAVWFDIKTKKGSSKVKVDTDSSNSNGITETNCIGKAKI; this comes from the coding sequence ATGTTGAAAAAAGCTTCAAGTGGGCAAAAGCTGTTTAGCGCAGAAAAATTCGATATAAGAACTTATACAATGATCGCTGCGCTAATACTTATGTGGATTGGATTTACGTATTTAACGAGCAAGGGTTTTACGGATATGGACGGTTCCTTTATCACATCAAGAAATATATCAAATCTTGTCCGTCAGATGGCTATTGTAGGAATAATGGGGACAGGTATGGTATTGGTAATCGTTACAGGGGGAATTGACCTTTCAGTAGGGTCAGTTATGGGTTTTGTTGGCTGTATTGGTGCCGCGCTTCAAGTATGGCATGGTATGAGTACGACAGAGGTAATTTTTATATGCCTTTCTCTTGGAGCTTTAATTGGTCTTCTTGAAGGTAGCCTGATAGCCTATACAGGGGTACCAGCTTTTATCATAACACTTGGCGGCATGCTTGTGTTTAGAGGTGGGGTTCTTGGTATTACACATGGCACTACCGTCGCACCGTTGCAAAAGTCAATGGTTTATTTTGGGCAATCGTATTTAAGTGAAGTGATTAGTCCTGTTATTGCTGTAGTTGCTATAGTGTTTTTAGTTGGCAGCGAAATTGTAAGGCGCAAAACTAAAGAAAAATACAATAATTTAAATGAACCTTTGAATAAGATGATAGTGCGTTGCATTGTTTACAGCGCACTGGTTGTGGCTACCGTGGCAATACTGAACAGTTATAGAGGTATTCCTATTCCTGTTCTAATCATGTTAGTGCTTGTTATCATAGTAACATTTATCGCTGAGAAAACAACATTTGGGCGCAGGGTTTACGCCATTGGCGGCAATATTGATGCGGCAAAATATTCTGGAATAAATGTTGAAAGAAATATTGCCTTCGTATATGCTCTAAACGGATTGCTGGCCGCAGTAGCTGGTTTAATATTAGCAGCGCGTCTCAATGCAGGAACGCCAGAGGCGGGTTTAAACCTTGAATTGGACGCGATAGCTGCGGCGGTTATTGGCGGGACGAGTATGACAGGTGGTGTTGGTAAAGTAGTTGGTGCGATTTTAGGAGCTTTAATTATGGCTACTATCGACAACGGTATGAGTATGATGAACTTAGATGCATATTGGCAGTATATAGTGAAAGGTTTAATTTTGGGTGCTGCTGTTTGGTTTGATATTAAGACCAAAAAAGGTAGTTCAAAAGTCAAAGTAGATACAGACAGCTCAAATAGTAATGGCATTACAGAGACAAACTGTATAGGAAAGGCTAAGATCTAA